A window from bacterium encodes these proteins:
- a CDS encoding pseudouridine synthase, whose translation MLSILYSDDYLVAVDKPPGLLVHRTGLDAGETRFALQMLRDQLGRPVWPVHRLDKGTSGVLLFALDAQTARAMGQAFEAGEGLRKTYRSVVRGWPVDEGLIDHPLRRMPDDMRHQREEMQEAQTRFRTLERYELPLPQGRFPTTRCALVELSPLTGRRHQLRRHMKHIAHPIIGDATHGKGPLNRDLAAQLNMQRLWLHAYQLELRHPISEEVVRMEASLGAEWDRWRQHAHLVTPT comes from the coding sequence ATGCTCTCGATTCTTTACAGCGACGACTATCTCGTGGCGGTGGACAAGCCGCCAGGACTGCTGGTACACCGCACCGGCCTGGACGCGGGCGAGACCCGCTTTGCGCTGCAGATGCTGCGCGACCAGCTTGGTCGGCCGGTCTGGCCGGTGCATCGCCTGGACAAGGGCACCAGCGGCGTGTTGCTGTTCGCCCTGGACGCTCAGACCGCCCGAGCAATGGGCCAAGCCTTCGAAGCAGGTGAGGGTTTGCGCAAGACCTACCGTTCCGTTGTGCGCGGTTGGCCGGTCGACGAGGGCCTGATCGACCATCCCTTGCGCCGCATGCCCGATGACATGCGCCACCAGCGCGAGGAAATGCAGGAGGCCCAGACCCGGTTTCGGACACTCGAGCGCTATGAGCTGCCACTGCCGCAAGGTCGGTTCCCTACCACCCGCTGCGCACTGGTGGAGCTGTCCCCCCTGACCGGCCGACGCCATCAGCTGCGCCGGCACATGAAGCACATCGCCCACCCCATCATCGGCGACGCCACCCACGGCAAGGGACCGCTCAACCGCGATCTGGCAGCGCAGCTGAACATGCAGCGGCTATGGCTGCATGCCTACCAGCTGGAATTACGGCATCCGATCAGCGAGGAAGTCGTGCGCATGGAAGCGAGCTTGGGGGCCGAGTGGGATAGATGGCGTCAGCACGCTCACCTCGTGACGCCGACCTGA
- a CDS encoding tetratricopeptide repeat protein, protein MRPLISAFIDREIADVQSLEAALRQELEGKSIDEKGVALRHGVSQAHLRRGSCRRELALGVLSRLLAELCMARGDFAGALTHFGVASRELAQALTAAERAKLSLDQAWVYHYLGNYPTSLDLGAEAQRTLGSEANPALEGLAHSLRGINFYRLGRLDEALGAHAAALAQRKQANDLAGQAASLNNLGNVHLDRGDWEEADRCYHESLGYYRKLKLPDREASLENNLGNLAANRGDFREAEAHHARALALRNQLGDRFGSGASRCALACAWLRAGKIPEAIEGFRRGLRLIEVSGAAELRTEGLIGLAQALMVAGETDEARQQLRQALEDARRTRNVLQQGAAHLLLARLERLAGNLSESQEALGLALNHLEHVGSRFEIARGHLETAHLQLARKQRDRARESLMLALHEFEQLGAKPERVEALALEARLATREASR, encoded by the coding sequence ATGAGACCACTCATCAGCGCCTTCATCGATCGCGAGATCGCAGACGTCCAGAGCCTCGAGGCTGCCCTGCGGCAAGAGCTGGAAGGCAAGAGCATCGACGAGAAGGGCGTCGCCCTGCGCCACGGCGTTTCCCAGGCCCACCTGCGCCGCGGCAGTTGCCGGCGCGAGCTGGCCCTCGGCGTGCTCTCGCGGCTGCTCGCGGAGCTATGCATGGCGCGCGGCGACTTCGCCGGGGCGCTCACCCACTTCGGGGTGGCCAGCCGCGAGCTCGCCCAGGCCCTCACCGCCGCCGAGCGCGCCAAGCTGTCGCTGGACCAGGCCTGGGTCTACCACTACCTGGGCAACTACCCGACCAGCCTCGATCTCGGCGCCGAGGCCCAGCGCACCCTCGGCAGCGAGGCGAACCCGGCCCTCGAAGGCCTCGCGCACAGCCTGCGCGGGATCAACTTCTACCGTCTCGGGCGCCTGGACGAAGCGCTCGGGGCCCACGCCGCGGCCCTCGCTCAGCGCAAGCAGGCCAACGACCTCGCAGGCCAGGCGGCGAGCCTCAACAACCTGGGCAACGTCCATCTGGATCGGGGCGACTGGGAGGAAGCGGATCGCTGCTACCACGAGAGCCTCGGCTACTACCGCAAGCTGAAGCTTCCCGATCGCGAGGCGTCGCTCGAGAACAACCTGGGGAACCTCGCGGCCAACCGGGGTGACTTCCGCGAGGCCGAAGCCCACCACGCCCGCGCACTCGCGCTGCGCAACCAGCTCGGTGATCGCTTCGGGTCCGGCGCCTCGCGCTGCGCGCTCGCGTGCGCCTGGCTACGAGCGGGCAAGATCCCCGAGGCGATCGAGGGCTTCCGGCGCGGGCTGCGGCTCATCGAGGTCTCAGGCGCGGCCGAGCTGAGGACCGAGGGGCTCATCGGGCTCGCGCAGGCCCTGATGGTTGCGGGCGAGACCGACGAAGCGCGGCAGCAGCTGCGCCAGGCACTGGAAGACGCCCGCCGCACCCGCAACGTCCTCCAGCAGGGCGCCGCTCACCTGTTGCTCGCGCGCCTGGAGCGACTCGCGGGCAATCTGAGCGAATCACAAGAGGCTCTCGGGCTCGCGCTCAACCATTTGGAGCACGTGGGCTCACGCTTCGAGATCGCCCGAGGCCACCTGGAGACCGCCCACCTGCAACTCGCGCGCAAGCAGCGCGATCGCGCCCGCGAGAGCCTGATGCTGGCCTTGCATGAGTTCGAGCAACTGGGCGCCAAGCCTGAGCGCGTCGAGGCTCTCGCCCTCGAAGCACGCCTCGCGACAAGGGAAGCGAGCCGGTGA
- a CDS encoding ATP-dependent helicase has product MSQLALMSPLLQGLNADQAAAVTTINGPVLVIAAPGSGKTTVLTRRLAYLLQNGVRPEQILAVTFTKKASTEMTQRLAKQIGSKDIASRMTVATFNSLGLKLLEGNYRRLGYTVDKPHLLLEGTQRALFDVLLREQDAMDIKYEELGAYISLAKATLTEPNRVNRLSADPNEARMADLYKAYQLRLMQQNLIDFDDQIRLSVDLLLTQDDVRREIQARYTHVLVDEYQDTNRAQYTLLRQLSAPQDNLFAVGDDAQGIYGFRAADIDNILSFTRDYPQAKSIYLETNYRSTPGIIKLANNLIAFNAKQIKKTIKAARTKDGQRIRNLKVLDQFNEASAMIEAIKELFLEGTPPEEIAVLYRTHAQALPIISALVEAEIPFVVKKSGSFYDQAEIQDMLNFLRLALPKPHPLVEVAFEGLLRRLGVSKDAMSILKVEAERREGSLWAAAELADRLPLGSIQQRNLVIHAIRMVVGWRQYRGPIADLVLKILEQTRYRDTLQGKKGEQARQKLDCLSTFHEQVSRWAPKSLYDLFNTIDQQMRPKKAKKNEAVQLLTIHSSKGLEWDAVFVIGMEEATLPYQVALDEGNLAEERRLCYVAITRARRFLQLSHCHERSSFGQKKSVVPSRFLNEMMSGPKAT; this is encoded by the coding sequence ATGTCCCAGCTTGCGCTGATGTCTCCGTTGCTTCAGGGCCTCAATGCCGATCAGGCGGCGGCCGTGACGACGATCAACGGCCCCGTGCTGGTCATCGCTGCTCCCGGTTCGGGCAAGACCACGGTCCTGACCCGGCGCCTGGCCTACCTGCTCCAGAACGGGGTGCGCCCCGAGCAGATCCTGGCGGTGACCTTCACCAAGAAGGCCTCCACCGAGATGACCCAGCGCCTGGCCAAGCAGATCGGCTCCAAGGACATCGCGAGCCGCATGACGGTGGCGACCTTCAACTCACTGGGCCTCAAGCTGCTCGAGGGCAACTACCGGCGTCTCGGCTACACCGTGGACAAGCCGCACCTCTTGCTCGAAGGCACCCAGCGCGCCCTGTTCGACGTCCTGTTGCGCGAGCAGGACGCCATGGACATCAAGTACGAGGAGCTGGGCGCCTACATCTCGCTGGCGAAAGCCACCCTCACCGAGCCCAACCGGGTCAACCGCCTCTCGGCGGACCCCAACGAGGCGCGGATGGCGGACCTGTACAAGGCCTACCAGCTCCGCCTGATGCAGCAGAACCTCATCGACTTCGACGACCAGATCCGGCTGTCGGTGGACCTCTTGCTCACCCAGGACGACGTGCGCCGCGAGATCCAGGCGCGCTACACCCACGTGCTGGTCGACGAGTACCAGGACACCAACCGCGCCCAGTACACCCTCTTGCGCCAGCTCTCCGCTCCCCAGGACAACCTCTTCGCCGTGGGTGACGACGCGCAGGGGATCTACGGCTTCCGCGCCGCCGACATCGACAACATCCTGAGCTTCACCCGGGACTACCCGCAGGCCAAGTCGATCTACCTGGAAACCAACTACCGCTCGACGCCAGGCATCATCAAGCTCGCCAACAACCTGATCGCCTTCAACGCCAAGCAGATCAAGAAGACCATCAAGGCGGCGCGCACCAAGGACGGTCAGCGGATCCGCAACCTCAAGGTGCTCGACCAGTTCAACGAGGCCTCGGCCATGATCGAGGCCATCAAGGAGCTCTTCCTCGAAGGCACGCCGCCCGAGGAGATCGCCGTCCTCTACCGGACCCACGCCCAGGCCCTGCCGATCATCTCGGCGCTGGTCGAGGCCGAGATCCCCTTCGTGGTGAAGAAGAGCGGCAGCTTCTACGACCAGGCCGAGATCCAGGACATGCTCAACTTCCTGCGCTTGGCCCTGCCCAAGCCCCACCCGCTCGTCGAGGTGGCCTTCGAGGGCCTGCTGCGGCGCCTGGGGGTCTCCAAGGACGCCATGTCCATCCTCAAGGTCGAAGCCGAGCGTCGGGAAGGCTCCCTGTGGGCCGCTGCGGAGCTTGCGGATCGCCTGCCTTTGGGCAGCATCCAGCAGCGCAACCTCGTGATCCACGCGATCCGGATGGTGGTCGGCTGGCGCCAGTACCGGGGCCCCATCGCGGATTTGGTGCTCAAGATCCTCGAGCAGACCCGCTACCGCGACACCCTGCAGGGCAAGAAGGGCGAGCAGGCCCGCCAGAAGCTCGACTGCCTCTCAACCTTCCACGAGCAGGTGTCGCGCTGGGCCCCCAAGAGCCTCTACGACTTGTTCAACACCATCGACCAGCAGATGCGGCCCAAGAAGGCCAAGAAGAACGAGGCCGTCCAGCTGCTGACCATCCACTCGAGCAAGGGCCTGGAGTGGGATGCGGTCTTCGTGATCGGCATGGAGGAGGCGACCTTGCCTTACCAGGTCGCGCTCGACGAGGGCAACCTCGCCGAGGAGCGGCGCCTCTGCTACGTGGCCATCACCCGCGCGCGCCGCTTCCTGCAGCTCAGCCACTGCCATGAGCGCAGCAGCTTCGGTCAGAAGAAGTCCGTGGTGCCGAGCCGCTTCCTCAACGAGATGATGAGCGGCCCCAAGGCGACGTGA
- a CDS encoding sodium:calcium antiporter yields MLSLFWVLLSMGGIILACEAFTNAIEWFGKKLNLSEGAVGSVLAAVGTALPETIIPIIAIAGAWFAKDAGGTHAGTDIGIGAIVGAPFMLGTLALFITGAAIVVFTRQGRRDEKVLADTKVMKRDLRFFLMTYPAIILASFIPSHAVKVALGFVLLGLYGYYVYKTLQEPGELGDNIAPLYFYRKGEPKLGVVVAQIIFSLLGIMIGAHFFVHEIGHLAHAFNISPLILSLVVTPIATELPEKFNSVMWVRVKKDTLALGNITGAMVFQSCIPVAVGLWLTPWELGRDSLFSAAIAVIAAAVLYWEVSRKKGITAFSLMLGGLFYAAFLIGVFVFKI; encoded by the coding sequence ATTTTAAGCTTGTTCTGGGTCTTGCTCTCGATGGGCGGCATCATCCTCGCTTGCGAGGCCTTCACCAACGCCATCGAGTGGTTCGGCAAGAAGCTCAACCTCTCGGAGGGCGCGGTCGGTAGCGTGCTCGCCGCCGTCGGTACGGCCCTGCCCGAGACGATCATCCCGATCATCGCGATCGCAGGTGCCTGGTTCGCCAAGGACGCCGGCGGGACTCATGCCGGGACCGACATCGGTATCGGCGCCATCGTGGGCGCTCCCTTCATGCTGGGGACCCTCGCCCTCTTCATCACGGGTGCTGCCATCGTGGTCTTCACCCGTCAGGGCCGCCGCGACGAGAAAGTCCTCGCCGACACCAAGGTCATGAAGCGCGACCTGCGCTTCTTCCTGATGACCTACCCCGCGATCATCCTGGCGTCGTTCATCCCGAGCCACGCCGTCAAGGTGGCCCTGGGCTTCGTCCTCTTGGGTCTCTACGGCTACTACGTCTACAAGACCCTGCAGGAGCCCGGCGAGCTCGGCGATAACATCGCCCCGCTGTACTTCTACCGCAAGGGTGAGCCCAAGCTCGGGGTGGTGGTCGCCCAGATCATCTTCAGCTTGCTCGGCATCATGATCGGCGCCCACTTCTTCGTCCACGAGATCGGCCACCTGGCCCATGCCTTCAACATCTCGCCCCTGATCCTCTCGCTGGTCGTCACGCCCATCGCCACCGAGCTGCCCGAGAAGTTCAACAGCGTCATGTGGGTCCGGGTCAAGAAGGACACCCTCGCTTTGGGCAACATCACCGGCGCGATGGTCTTCCAGAGCTGCATCCCCGTCGCCGTGGGCCTGTGGCTGACCCCCTGGGAGCTCGGCCGCGACAGCCTGTTCAGCGCGGCGATCGCCGTTATCGCCGCCGCCGTCCTCTACTGGGAGGTCTCCCGCAAGAAGGGCATCACGGCCTTCTCGCTGATGCTCGGGGGGCTGTTCTACGCGGCCTTCTTGATCGGGGTCTTCGTCTTCAAGATCTAG
- a CDS encoding SRPBCC domain-containing protein — MSSSVMESRVESDKVLVLERVFNAPRELVFKMYQDPEHLKRWWGPRGWEIPVCTVDFRPGGVWHYCMKCVDQNQGQFFGMESWGKAIYKEIVEPEKIVYVDYFSDAEGNENPAMPSTEVTLEFIDLGGKTKLVSRGEYVSAEALKTVMEMGMLQGITETWDRLEERLNAVK; from the coding sequence ATGTCCAGCAGCGTCATGGAATCGCGAGTGGAGAGCGATAAGGTCCTTGTACTCGAGCGTGTTTTCAACGCGCCGCGCGAGCTCGTTTTCAAGATGTATCAGGACCCCGAGCATCTCAAGCGTTGGTGGGGACCGCGCGGCTGGGAGATTCCGGTTTGCACCGTCGACTTTCGGCCGGGTGGCGTCTGGCACTATTGCATGAAGTGCGTCGATCAAAACCAGGGCCAATTCTTCGGGATGGAATCTTGGGGCAAAGCGATCTACAAGGAAATCGTCGAGCCTGAGAAGATTGTTTACGTCGATTACTTCTCGGATGCTGAAGGCAATGAGAACCCTGCTATGCCGTCGACCGAGGTGACGCTTGAATTTATCGACCTCGGCGGCAAGACGAAGCTCGTGAGCCGCGGGGAATATGTCTCAGCAGAAGCCCTCAAGACCGTCATGGAAATGGGGATGCTGCAGGGCATTACCGAAACGTGGGATCGCCTGGAAGAGCGCCTGAACGCAGTCAAGTAA
- the mvk gene encoding mevalonate kinase — translation MSAPAEKARAHAPAKVILAGEHAVVHGHPAVALPFPAIMAAGEARPASSGVTIRSDRYPDLAARLNLDGTEYAPTARPLQPVAEAVRGALEALTRLGGDLKPFELVLSSGIPAGAGLGSSAAIAVAAIRATFSFHGRTVPPSLLRMLATKAEAIAHGTSSGLDPTTVAAEGPIRFVRDHAPIDLEVQEPFGLVVADSGQSSGTGRMVAQVKAGIEADPARREALNTLGEVADLVAELLECGDIPALGRELSRAHDLLARLGVSTPRLDAMVRAACEAGAFGAKLSGAGGGGCAIALAPISQLGEVAQAMIEAGAVTAWPTQYLIERDAPR, via the coding sequence ATGAGCGCCCCTGCCGAAAAGGCCCGCGCGCACGCCCCAGCCAAGGTCATCCTGGCCGGCGAGCATGCGGTGGTCCACGGCCATCCCGCCGTCGCTCTGCCCTTCCCCGCCATCATGGCGGCGGGCGAGGCGCGCCCGGCGAGCTCGGGCGTGACCATCCGCTCGGATCGCTACCCGGACCTTGCCGCCCGCCTGAACCTGGACGGGACCGAGTACGCTCCCACCGCGCGTCCCCTGCAGCCGGTGGCCGAAGCGGTGCGCGGCGCGCTGGAGGCGCTTACCCGGCTCGGTGGTGATCTCAAGCCCTTCGAGCTCGTGCTGTCGAGCGGTATCCCGGCGGGGGCCGGTCTCGGCAGCAGTGCTGCGATCGCCGTCGCCGCCATCCGTGCCACCTTCTCCTTCCACGGCCGCACCGTGCCGCCGTCGCTGCTGAGGATGCTTGCGACCAAGGCCGAGGCGATCGCCCACGGCACCTCGTCGGGCCTCGACCCGACGACGGTGGCCGCCGAGGGACCGATCCGTTTCGTGCGCGACCACGCCCCGATCGACCTGGAGGTCCAGGAGCCCTTCGGCCTGGTCGTGGCCGACTCGGGCCAATCGAGCGGCACGGGCCGCATGGTGGCCCAGGTCAAGGCCGGCATCGAGGCGGATCCCGCCCGGCGCGAGGCGCTGAATACCCTCGGTGAGGTGGCCGATCTGGTCGCCGAGCTGCTCGAATGCGGTGACATCCCGGCGCTCGGCCGCGAGCTGAGCCGCGCCCACGACTTGCTGGCTCGGCTCGGCGTCAGCACGCCGCGCCTGGATGCCATGGTCCGCGCGGCCTGCGAGGCGGGTGCCTTCGGCGCCAAGCTCTCCGGCGCGGGCGGCGGCGGGTGCGCGATCGCCCTGGCGCCGATTTCGCAGCTGGGCGAGGTGGCCCAGGCCATGATCGAGGCAGGGGCCGTGACCGCCTGGCCGACGCAGTACTTGATTGAAAGGGATGCCCCCCGATGA
- a CDS encoding hydroxymethylglutaryl-CoA reductase, degradative, whose protein sequence is MKSSRIAGFYRLSVDERIDKLAETYELTREEIDALRSHGALNMADADKMVENAVGIYSLPIGVALNFLINEKEYIVPMAIEEPSVVASCSYMAKLVREGGGFRAGSTRRVMIGQIQVVGCKDFRAAKNAVLGAKDDLISAANAFSPNMVKRGGGAIDLEARILNDNPLSAYSTMLVLHLMIDTQDAMGANTINTMVEGIAPIVEQLTGGKVHLRILSNYTDTCMAWATCKIPAKVLETDEFSGEEVVDGIVKAYEFAASDVYRAVTNNKGVMNGIDAVVIATGNDWRAIEAGAHAYAAKDGIYGPMAHWSKDEEGNLVGKIELPMPVGIVGGSIQMHPMAQVALKFLRVRTARELAEVTVAVGLAQNMAALRALATVGIQKGHMALHARSVAVTAGARGELVEVIAQALVEAKDIKVAKAAELLARYEAKGAL, encoded by the coding sequence ATGAAAAGCTCCCGCATCGCCGGTTTCTACCGCCTCTCCGTCGATGAGCGCATCGACAAGCTCGCCGAGACTTACGAGTTGACGCGCGAGGAGATCGACGCGCTGCGATCGCATGGCGCCCTGAACATGGCCGATGCCGACAAGATGGTCGAGAACGCGGTGGGCATCTACTCGCTGCCCATCGGGGTCGCGCTGAACTTCCTCATCAACGAGAAGGAATACATCGTGCCCATGGCCATCGAGGAGCCCTCGGTGGTCGCCTCCTGCTCGTACATGGCCAAGCTCGTCCGCGAGGGCGGCGGTTTCCGCGCGGGCAGCACCCGGCGCGTGATGATCGGCCAGATCCAGGTGGTAGGCTGCAAGGACTTCCGCGCGGCCAAGAACGCGGTGCTCGGCGCCAAGGACGACCTGATCTCGGCGGCGAACGCCTTCTCGCCCAACATGGTCAAGCGCGGCGGCGGCGCCATCGACCTCGAAGCGCGGATCCTCAACGACAATCCGCTCTCGGCCTACAGCACCATGCTGGTCCTGCACCTGATGATCGACACCCAGGACGCCATGGGCGCCAACACCATCAACACGATGGTCGAGGGCATCGCCCCCATCGTCGAGCAGCTGACCGGCGGCAAGGTCCACCTGCGCATCCTCTCCAACTACACCGACACCTGCATGGCCTGGGCCACCTGCAAGATCCCCGCCAAGGTCCTCGAAACCGACGAGTTCTCGGGCGAAGAGGTCGTGGACGGCATCGTGAAGGCCTACGAGTTCGCCGCCTCTGACGTCTATCGCGCGGTGACCAACAACAAGGGCGTCATGAACGGCATCGACGCGGTCGTGATCGCAACGGGCAACGACTGGCGCGCCATCGAGGCCGGTGCCCACGCCTACGCCGCCAAGGACGGGATCTACGGCCCCATGGCCCACTGGTCCAAGGACGAAGAGGGCAATCTGGTCGGCAAGATCGAGCTGCCGATGCCGGTGGGCATCGTGGGCGGGTCGATCCAGATGCACCCCATGGCCCAGGTCGCGCTCAAGTTCCTGCGCGTCCGCACTGCCCGCGAGCTGGCCGAGGTGACCGTGGCGGTCGGCCTCGCCCAGAACATGGCGGCGCTGCGGGCCCTTGCGACCGTGGGCATCCAGAAGGGTCACATGGCCCTGCACGCCCGCTCGGTGGCGGTCACCGCCGGCGCTCGCGGCGAGCTGGTCGAGGTCATCGCCCAGGCCCTGGTCGAGGCCAAGGACATCAAGGTGGCCAAGGCGGCCGAGCTGCTCGCGCGGTACGAGGCAAAGGGCGCCCTCTGA
- a CDS encoding winged helix-turn-helix transcriptional regulator encodes MSRKNPGVTMTTLSALAEPNRMHIVELLRDGPLTVGEIAERLGLRQPQASKHLKVLSDNGILIVKAEGNRRIYRLKPEPFQALDSWVNSFRRLMEDRMDNLDAYLQEVQSREHP; translated from the coding sequence ATGTCGAGGAAAAATCCTGGCGTGACGATGACGACGCTGAGCGCTTTGGCCGAGCCTAATCGCATGCACATCGTCGAGCTCCTACGCGACGGCCCCCTAACCGTGGGGGAAATCGCCGAGCGGTTGGGGCTTCGCCAGCCACAAGCGTCAAAGCATTTGAAAGTGCTTAGCGACAACGGGATCTTGATAGTGAAGGCCGAAGGCAATCGCCGGATCTATCGACTTAAACCTGAACCCTTCCAAGCGCTGGATTCTTGGGTGAATTCATTCCGGCGCCTCATGGAAGATCGTATGGACAATCTGGACGCTTACTTACAAGAAGTTCAGAGCAGAGAACACCCCTAG
- a CDS encoding YaaR family protein, whose product MPGMIRIGEMFPNEPGKGLGPLGPGSARAANPLGTFAQQFEATRSAQQPQSVEAFIADVDTQAKLLLKSPTPAHVAHFRDAIRRFLKSINDKLGKMEKRTDRRNRTLLILKQLDDKLAALTDSILNGQAQAIDIAASINEIRGLLLDLLI is encoded by the coding sequence ATGCCCGGTATGATCCGCATCGGCGAAATGTTTCCCAACGAGCCCGGCAAGGGCCTCGGCCCGCTCGGGCCTGGCTCGGCGCGCGCGGCGAACCCCTTGGGCACCTTCGCCCAGCAGTTCGAGGCCACCCGCTCGGCCCAGCAGCCCCAGAGCGTCGAGGCCTTCATCGCCGACGTGGACACGCAGGCCAAGCTGCTGCTCAAGAGCCCGACCCCCGCGCACGTGGCGCACTTCCGCGACGCGATCCGACGCTTCCTCAAGTCGATCAACGACAAGCTCGGCAAGATGGAGAAGCGCACCGACCGGCGCAACCGGACGCTGCTGATCCTCAAGCAATTGGACGACAAGCTCGCCGCGCTCACCGACAGCATCCTGAACGGACAGGCGCAAGCCATCGACATCGCCGCCTCCATCAACGAGATCCGGGGCTTGCTGCTCGACCTGCTGATCTAA
- a CDS encoding cyanophycinase codes for MRPAVAIACALCLVSAAHPMQAAEAPRRAFAGGPFVLMSDGADQEAIGRRILQLAGGDRARLVIVPAASEAPGTVGKTYQTYFKRLGARDVQVVIPTGEPSAAQAATFHQATGFFLPGGDPRKILKTLSKPSWQGALQGAWRRGAVIAGMGSGAMVWGDLAILGNEKATFHPMLGAGFGLLESAVVDAHFTDRGGFGRLVEATVHRSPVLGIGLEPKTALVVTPDGRAEVSGQGTVTLVRPMGRPAATKPLSIADVRVRILAPGEQAELLGEAVFGI; via the coding sequence ATGCGTCCAGCAGTTGCGATCGCCTGCGCCCTTTGCCTGGTCTCGGCGGCTCACCCCATGCAGGCTGCTGAGGCGCCACGCCGCGCATTTGCAGGAGGGCCCTTCGTCCTCATGAGCGACGGTGCGGACCAAGAGGCGATTGGGCGTCGAATCTTGCAACTCGCAGGTGGTGACAGGGCGCGCCTGGTCATCGTGCCGGCGGCTTCGGAAGCCCCTGGAACCGTCGGCAAGACCTACCAGACCTACTTCAAGCGGCTCGGGGCCAGGGATGTGCAAGTCGTCATCCCCACTGGCGAACCAAGTGCGGCTCAGGCGGCCACCTTCCACCAGGCGACAGGCTTCTTCCTGCCGGGAGGCGATCCCCGCAAGATCCTGAAAACGCTGAGCAAGCCTTCGTGGCAAGGCGCGCTGCAAGGCGCTTGGCGGCGTGGCGCCGTCATCGCGGGGATGGGAAGCGGGGCCATGGTCTGGGGCGACCTTGCGATCCTCGGCAACGAGAAGGCGACCTTCCATCCAATGCTTGGAGCGGGCTTTGGCCTGCTCGAAAGTGCCGTTGTCGATGCCCACTTCACGGATCGAGGGGGCTTCGGGCGCCTGGTCGAAGCGACCGTGCACCGTTCGCCCGTCCTGGGAATTGGCCTCGAGCCAAAGACGGCCCTTGTCGTGACGCCGGATGGGCGGGCAGAGGTTAGCGGCCAGGGCACGGTGACGCTCGTGCGCCCGATGGGGCGCCCAGCGGCAACCAAGCCTCTCTCCATCGCGGACGTGAGGGTGCGCATCCTGGCACCAGGGGAGCAAGCCGAACTGCTGGGGGAAGCGGTCTTTGGGATTTGA
- a CDS encoding dihydrofolate reductase family protein, protein MPKVVVRAFACSLDGFGAGLQQSESEPFGKNAFQIMDWFTPTQTFQSMVGGEKGSTGLDDSYAAKAFEGVGASIMGRNMFSPLRGPWADEDWKGWWGDEPPFKHPVFVMTHHPRPTLEFENGTSFHFVNGSPEEVLKLAQAAAGGKDVKVNGGVSTVRAFWKARLLDELHLVMAPVFVGEGERLLGGLGVEKDYQVAGFEASEAAVHYRIVKKHSV, encoded by the coding sequence ATGCCTAAAGTCGTGGTTCGCGCCTTTGCCTGTTCCCTGGATGGTTTCGGAGCCGGCCTTCAACAAAGCGAGTCCGAACCTTTCGGCAAAAACGCGTTCCAGATCATGGACTGGTTCACCCCCACCCAAACCTTCCAGTCCATGGTCGGAGGCGAGAAGGGCAGCACGGGGCTGGACGACAGCTACGCGGCCAAGGCCTTCGAGGGCGTGGGCGCCTCCATCATGGGCCGCAACATGTTCAGCCCCCTTCGCGGCCCCTGGGCCGACGAGGACTGGAAGGGCTGGTGGGGTGACGAACCGCCCTTCAAGCACCCGGTCTTCGTGATGACGCACCATCCCCGGCCCACCCTGGAATTCGAGAACGGCACCTCCTTCCACTTCGTCAACGGCTCGCCGGAAGAGGTCCTGAAGCTCGCCCAGGCCGCAGCCGGCGGCAAGGACGTCAAGGTCAACGGCGGCGTCTCTACGGTCCGAGCCTTCTGGAAAGCCCGGCTCCTCGACGAACTGCACCTGGTCATGGCGCCGGTTTTCGTGGGGGAGGGCGAGCGGCTCTTGGGCGGTCTGGGGGTGGAGAAAGACTACCAGGTGGCCGGCTTCGAGGCTTCCGAAGCGGCCGTGCATTACCGGATCGTCAAGAAACACTCGGTGTAG